One stretch of Malus domestica chromosome 14, GDT2T_hap1 DNA includes these proteins:
- the LOC103424445 gene encoding uncharacterized protein, with protein sequence MFPTSNFFENFQNPPTFLSDLRNPSFTFSFFSSSLFWFCRGEQGAKMADWGPVVIAVMLFVLLTPGLLFQIPGHGRLVEFGNMETSGASILVHSVIYFGLITIFLIAIGVHIYTDAD encoded by the coding sequence ATGTTCCCAACCTCAAATTTCTTCGAAAACTTCCAAAACCCACCGACCTTCCTCTCTGATCTTCGAAACCCATCTTTtactttctccttcttctcctcgtCTTTGTTCTGGTTTTGCAGAGGAGAGCAGGGGGCAAAAATGGCAGACTGGGGTCCGGTGGTGATAGCGGTGATGCTGTTTGTGCTGTTGACACCCGGGCTTTTGTTTCAGATACCCGGCCATGGGAGGTTGGTGGAGTTCGGGAACATGGAGACCAGCGGCGCTTCCATTCTGGTACACTCCGTCATCTACTTTGGCCTCATCACCATCTTCCTTATTGCCATCGGAGTTCACATCTATACAGATGCTGAttaa
- the LOC103454982 gene encoding agamous-like MADS-box protein AGL11 isoform X2 produces the protein MGRGKVELKRIENPTSRQVTFSKRRNGLLKKAFELSILCDAEVALIIFSPSGKAYQFASHDITRTISMYRREVGLPESNNSSFLRARTMEYWRNENEELRRSIGNLEMRLMNLAGEELSTLGVQELKQLERQLKTGVERIRSKMRRIISENVSLLKRKHKASQEENTHLLKRLHELNFADASCSTTTVGANARISAFPSELI, from the exons ATGGGGAGGGGGAAAGTGGAGCTGAAGAGAATAGAGAACCCAACAAGCAGACAGGTAACCTTCTCAAAACGCAGAAATGGACTTCTGAAGAAGGCTTTTGAGCTCTCTATCCTCTGCGATGCTGAAGTTGCCCTCATCATCTTCTCTCCATCTGGCAAGGCCTACCAATTTGCAAGCCACGA CATAACTAGGACCATTTCCATGTATAGAAGGGAAGTAGGGTTGCCTGAATCCAACAACTCAAGCTTCTTAAGGGCCAGAACAATGGAg TATTGGAGGAATGAAAATGAAGAGTTAAGAAGATCAATAGGGAACTTGGAAATGAGGCTGAT GAACTTGGCTGGGGAAGAGCTATCAACGCTTGGCGTGCAAGAGCTAAAGCAGCTGGAAAGACAGTTAAAAACTGGGGTTGAACGCATCCGCTCTAAAATG AGACGGATCATTTCGGAGAACGTTAGCTTGCTGAAAAGAAAG CATAAAGCATCGCAAGAAGAAAACACGCATCTGCTAAAAAGA TTGCACGAGCTTAATTTTGCTGATGCCTCCTGCTCGACAACTACTGTGGGAGCAAATGCACGCATTAGTGCATTTCCAAG TGAACTAATTTGA
- the LOC103454981 gene encoding gamma carbonic anhydrase-like 2, mitochondrial — translation MAAIARVSRKTLASFSSSAHPSTFHRTFAAEAAKAAAITPSPDRVKWDYRGQRRIIPLGQWLPKIAVDAYVAPNVVLAGQVTVCDGASVWPGSVLRGDLNKITVGFCSNVQERCVLHAAWSSPTGLPAETSIERFVTIGAYSLLRSCTIEPECIIGQHSILMEGSLVETHAILEAGSVVPPGRRIPTGELWAGNPARFVRTLTHEETLEIPKLAVAINDLSKEYFQEFLPYSTVYLEVEKFKKSLGISI, via the exons ATGGCAGCCATAGCTCGCGTCTCCAGAAAAACCCTAGCCTCCTTCTCCAGCTCAGCCCATCCATCCACCTTCCACCGCACCTTCGCCGCCGAAGCAGCAAAAGCCGCGGCCATAACACCCTCACCGGATCGGGTCAAATGGGACTACAGAGGTCAGAGAAGGATAATTCCGCTCGGCCAGTGGCTCCCGAAGATCGCCGTCGACGCTTACGTGGCACCCAACGTGGTCTTGGCGGGTCAGGTCACGGTCTGCGACGGAGCATCCGTTTGGCCCGGGTCAGTCCTCCGCGGCGATCTCAATAAGATCACCGTCGGATTCTGCTCCAATGTTCAGGAACGCTGCGTCCTCCACGCCGCTTGGTCTTCCCCAACAG GACTTCCAGCAGAGACATCCATTGAGAGGTTTGTGACTATTGGCGCATACAGTCTCTTGCGGTCCTGCACAATTGAGCCAGAATGCATTATCGGGCAACATTCGATCCTAATGGAAGGTTCCTTGGTGGAGACCCACGCTATCCTTGAAGCTGGATCTGTGGTTCCCCCGGGGAGGAGAATTCCAACCGGTGAACTTTGGGCTGGAAACCCGGCAAGGTTTGTCCGAACCCTGACACATGAAGAGACCTTGGAGATCCCAAAACTCGCTGTCGCAATAAACGATCTAAGCAAAGAATATTTCCAAGAATTCCTCCCGTATTCCACAGTATATTTGGAGGTTGAAAAGTTCAAGAAATCTTTGGGGATTTCCATTTGA
- the LOC103415159 gene encoding CBS domain-containing protein CBSCBSPB1-like isoform X1, whose protein sequence is MASQGGSSRRSLSLTNTSLQDKKKPSDASNGGPDSARKSFTASRSMGLTGERTVKRLRLSKALTVPENTSVQEACRRMAARRVDALLLTDSNALLCGILTDKDIATRVISRELDLEETLVSKVMTRNPIFVLSDTLAVEALQKMVQGKFRHLPVVENGEVIALLDIAKCLYDAIARMERAAEKGKAIAAAVEGVEKHWGTSGSDAGSNTFVETLRERLFRPSLSTIIPESTKVLIVSPTDTVLMTTKKMQEMRVSSAVVTIDNKPRGILTSKDILMRVISQNLPPKTTLVEKVMTPNPECATVDTPIVDALHTMHDGKFLHIPVLDRDGAVVAVVDVIHITHAAVATVGNTAGASNEAATNMMQKFWDSAMALSPNDDDDESRSEGSLKLASESAVTGRSLPFPPSNFPNTFAFKLQDKRGRMHRFTCNIQNLTELITSIIQRMGDDIDRNNLPQILYEDEDRDKVILASDSDLVAAVDHAKQVGWKGLRLHLDYSGTRSRRRRGSAAGNVDYAYADSAWASAYNAAAAGAALAVGLGVLAYLKRSGN, encoded by the exons ATGGCTAGTCAAGGCGGTTCTTCGAGGAGAAGTCTGTCATTGACGAACACATCGTTGCAGGACAAGAAGAAACCCTCTGATGCTAGTAACGGAGGCCCTGATTCTGCCCGAAAATCTTTCACAGCTTCTCGTTCAAT GGGGCTAACTGGGGAGCGCACGGTGAAACGGTTGCGGCTATCAAAGGCTCTGACGGTACCTGAAAATACCAGTGTTCAAGAAGCTTGTCGTCGGATGGCTGCTCGTAGAGTCGATGCTTTGTTGTTAACGGACTCTAATGCATTGCTCTGTGGAATACTTACTGACAAG GATATAGCGACAAGGGTTATTTCTCgtgagcttgatcttgaagaaacccTTGTTTCTAAAGTTATGACAAGGAACCCGATATTTGTTCTTTCAGACACTCTTGCTGTTGAGGCCCTTCAGAAAATGGTGCAAG GGAAATTCAGACATTTGCCTGTTGTGGAGAATGGAGAGGTCATTGCTTTACTTGATATAGCAAAGTGTTTATATGATGCCATTGCTCGAATGGAAAGAGCAGCTGAAAAGGGAAAGGCTATTGCTGCTGCTGTGGAAGGTGTTGAAAAACATTGGGGCACATCTGGTTCTG aTGCAGGTTCCAATACATTCGTTGAGACACTTCGAGAGCGGTTGTTTAGACCATCCTTGTCAACAATCATTCCGGAGAGTACAAA GGTTTTAATAGTTTCACCAACAGATACAGTTTTGATGACAACAAAGAAGATGCAGGAAATGCGAGTAAGCTCGGCAGTTGTGACGATTGACAACAAGCCACGAGGAATTCTTAC CTCAAAAGATATCTTAATGCGCgtgatatcacaaaatcttcctcCGAAGACCACTCTTGTAGAGAAG GTCATGACTCCAAATCCAGAATGTGCTACAGTTGATACACCAATCGTTGATGCGTTGCATACCATGCATGATGGAAAGTTTTTACACATTCCTGTTCTCGACAGAG ATGGAGCTGTAGTTGCCGTTGTTGATGTAATTCATATCACTCATGCTGCTGTGGCCACT GTTGGAAATACTGCTGGAGCGAGTAATGAGGCTGCAACCAATATGATGCAAAAGTTTTGGGACTCTGCCATGGCCTTGAGTCCcaatgatgatgacgatgagtcTCGGAG TGAAGGTTCTTTGAAACTGGCTTCTGAGAGTGCAGTGACAGGGAGATCGCTTCCCTTTCCACCGTCCAATTTTCCAAATACGTTTGCTTTCAAACTTCAAGATAAAAGGGGCCGAATGCATAGATTCACTTGCA ACATTCAGAATTTGACAGAACTTATAACCTCCATCATTCAGAGAATGGGAGATGACATTGACCGCAACAACCTTCCTCAAATTTTG TATGAAGATGAGGACCGTGATAAAGTTATATTGGCATCAGATAGTGATCTTGTAGCGGCTGTGGATCATGCAAAGCAAGTTGGTTGGAAG GGTTTGAGACTGCATTTGGATTATTCAGGAACACGCAGTCGCCGGCGAAGGGGTTCAGCTGCAGGAAATGTGGATTATGCATATGCAGATTCTGCATGGGCATCAGCATACAATGCTGCGGCAGCTGGGGCTGCTCTTGCTGTTGGCTTAGGCGTTTTAGCGTACCTGAAGAGATCCGGTAACTGA
- the LOC103424447 gene encoding F-box/LRR-repeat protein At5g63520-like, whose product MDVASSSSAKKTDTKRPHTTATGLFSPISDDLLHNVLSRLPALTFASAACVSKSWNQICSRILNRPKLASALSLHPSPKVAVNEVIEKVLAEPIRPHFVVANIGSGFRLYDISKLISKKLGSSVPFIISTSSGIVGRDALTHEIKEVKWGEVCGDGSDEDCSIPAKDVNCGILLTVGFVPGLKVDVIPLLRTTKEPREVLLDKFITDIMDYTASVSDCTSPVGIMMFGDGLLDMKPIVDALDYTMPAETVIVGDERGRFLYRSENESRNVCGSAKYFTDAVALIFAKDKGKPHGIGDIQFQIALSNGVSTVGPRHKAVSVKVNECERSTWLTARREGHPEILDGQQILDDINDELGNHADSSDLYIGVTKRRKISIGSEKPRWITSLEYHGVVGGDDQYLYVSGVGIKTGDYFNFYRSDPQTALASCSNISASLKNLKLEENPKHRRHMSEVFGGFMFACCGRGEPFFGRTNVDGSPFVENFPRVPLAGIFCGGEIARGSSRLTGEAQKDNDARCTLHVYSTIYLVLSYTPAPAPAPLEH is encoded by the exons ATGGACGTGGCATCGTCGTCGTCGGCGAAAAAAACCGACACAAAACGGCCCCATACGACGGCGACAGGGTTGTTTTCGCCGATAAGCGATGACCTTCTCCACAACGTCCTTTCGCGCCTACCCGCCCTAACCTTCGCATCGGCGGCGTGCGTTAGCAAATCCTGGAACCAAATCTGCAGTCGCATCCTCAATCGACCGAAACTCGCCTCCGCCCTCTCTCTCCACCCCTCGCCTAAG GTTGCTGTGAATGAGGTTATCGAGAAGGTTCTGGCCGAACCGATACGGCCTCATTTCGTTGTAGCTAATATTGGAAGTGGGTTTCGATTGTATGACATTTCCAAGCTT ATATCGAAAAAATTGGGGTCCAGTGTTCCATTCATCATTTCTACTTCAAGTGGAATTGTTGGAAGAGATGCTCTGACCCATGAAATCAAAGAG gttaaGTGGGGAGAAGTTTGTGGTGATGGAAGTGATGAAGATTGCTCTATACCAGCAAAGGATGTGAACTGTGGCATCCTTTTGACTGTTGGCTTTGTGCCAGGATTGAAAGTTGATGTCATCCCGCTGTTACGAACAACAAAG GAACCTCGAGAGGTGTTGCTTGATAAATTCATCACGGATATTATGGATTACACCGCGTCTGTTTCAGATTGCACATCCCCAGTTGGAATTATGATGTTTGGA GATGGGCTTCTTGACATGAAACCGATTGTTGATGCATTGG ATTATACTATGCCTGCAGAAACTGTCATTGTGGGTGATGAAAGAGGTCGTTTTCTATATAGAAGTGAGAACGAGTCTAGAAATGTCTGCGGGAGTGCAAAATACTTTACAGACGCTGTTGCTCTTATATTTGCAAAGGATAAAGGCAAGCCACATG GTATTGGAGACATTCAATTCCAAATTGCATTGTCAAACGGAGTGTCCACAGTAGGTCCCCGGCACAAGGCTGTTTCTGTCAAAGTGAATGAGTGTGAGCGTTCTACTTGGCTTACTGCTAGAAGAGAAGGACACCCTGAAATTCTTGATGGTCAACAAATTCTTGATGATATCAATGATGAG TTAGGAAATCATGCTGATTCTTCTGATCTGTACATCGGGGTTACAAAACGTAGAAAAATCTCTATCGGGTCAGAGAAGCCAAGGTGGATTACGTCCTTGGAATACCATGGAGTTGTAGG AGGAGATGATCAGTACCTTTATGTCAGTGGCGTTGGCATAAAAACTGGTGATTACTTCAACTTCTATCGTTCAGACCCCCAAACTGCATTAGCTTCATGTAGCAACATCTCTGCCAGCCTGAAAAATTTGAAGTTAGAAGAAAATCCAAAACATCGCCGTCACATGAGTGAAGTATTTGGGGGTTTTATGTTCGCTTGTTGTGGCCGTGGTGAGCCGTTCTTTGGACGGACCAATGTTGATGGCTCTCCTTTTGTGGAGAACTTCCCCAGGGTTCCATTGGCAGGAATATTTTGCGGGGGAGAAATTGCACGTGGCTCTTCGAGGTTGACCGGGGAAGCTCAGAAGGATAATGATGCTCGTTGCACTCTTCATGTCTACAGCACCATTTATCTTGTGCTGTCATATACTCCAGCACCAGCACCAGCACCGTTGGAGCATTAG
- the LOC103415159 gene encoding CBS domain-containing protein CBSCBSPB1-like isoform X2 produces the protein MASQGGSSRRSLSLTNTSLQDKKKPSDASNGGPDSARKSFTASRSMGLTGERTVKRLRLSKALTVPENTSVQEACRRMAARRVDALLLTDSNALLCGILTDKDIATRVISRELDLEETLVSKVMTRNPIFVLSDTLAVEALQKMVQGKFRHLPVVENGEVIALLDIAKCLYDAIARMERAAEKGKAIAAAVEGVEKHWGTSGSGSNTFVETLRERLFRPSLSTIIPESTKVLIVSPTDTVLMTTKKMQEMRVSSAVVTIDNKPRGILTSKDILMRVISQNLPPKTTLVEKVMTPNPECATVDTPIVDALHTMHDGKFLHIPVLDRDGAVVAVVDVIHITHAAVATVGNTAGASNEAATNMMQKFWDSAMALSPNDDDDESRSEGSLKLASESAVTGRSLPFPPSNFPNTFAFKLQDKRGRMHRFTCNIQNLTELITSIIQRMGDDIDRNNLPQILYEDEDRDKVILASDSDLVAAVDHAKQVGWKGLRLHLDYSGTRSRRRRGSAAGNVDYAYADSAWASAYNAAAAGAALAVGLGVLAYLKRSGN, from the exons ATGGCTAGTCAAGGCGGTTCTTCGAGGAGAAGTCTGTCATTGACGAACACATCGTTGCAGGACAAGAAGAAACCCTCTGATGCTAGTAACGGAGGCCCTGATTCTGCCCGAAAATCTTTCACAGCTTCTCGTTCAAT GGGGCTAACTGGGGAGCGCACGGTGAAACGGTTGCGGCTATCAAAGGCTCTGACGGTACCTGAAAATACCAGTGTTCAAGAAGCTTGTCGTCGGATGGCTGCTCGTAGAGTCGATGCTTTGTTGTTAACGGACTCTAATGCATTGCTCTGTGGAATACTTACTGACAAG GATATAGCGACAAGGGTTATTTCTCgtgagcttgatcttgaagaaacccTTGTTTCTAAAGTTATGACAAGGAACCCGATATTTGTTCTTTCAGACACTCTTGCTGTTGAGGCCCTTCAGAAAATGGTGCAAG GGAAATTCAGACATTTGCCTGTTGTGGAGAATGGAGAGGTCATTGCTTTACTTGATATAGCAAAGTGTTTATATGATGCCATTGCTCGAATGGAAAGAGCAGCTGAAAAGGGAAAGGCTATTGCTGCTGCTGTGGAAGGTGTTGAAAAACATTGGGGCACATCTGGTTCTG GTTCCAATACATTCGTTGAGACACTTCGAGAGCGGTTGTTTAGACCATCCTTGTCAACAATCATTCCGGAGAGTACAAA GGTTTTAATAGTTTCACCAACAGATACAGTTTTGATGACAACAAAGAAGATGCAGGAAATGCGAGTAAGCTCGGCAGTTGTGACGATTGACAACAAGCCACGAGGAATTCTTAC CTCAAAAGATATCTTAATGCGCgtgatatcacaaaatcttcctcCGAAGACCACTCTTGTAGAGAAG GTCATGACTCCAAATCCAGAATGTGCTACAGTTGATACACCAATCGTTGATGCGTTGCATACCATGCATGATGGAAAGTTTTTACACATTCCTGTTCTCGACAGAG ATGGAGCTGTAGTTGCCGTTGTTGATGTAATTCATATCACTCATGCTGCTGTGGCCACT GTTGGAAATACTGCTGGAGCGAGTAATGAGGCTGCAACCAATATGATGCAAAAGTTTTGGGACTCTGCCATGGCCTTGAGTCCcaatgatgatgacgatgagtcTCGGAG TGAAGGTTCTTTGAAACTGGCTTCTGAGAGTGCAGTGACAGGGAGATCGCTTCCCTTTCCACCGTCCAATTTTCCAAATACGTTTGCTTTCAAACTTCAAGATAAAAGGGGCCGAATGCATAGATTCACTTGCA ACATTCAGAATTTGACAGAACTTATAACCTCCATCATTCAGAGAATGGGAGATGACATTGACCGCAACAACCTTCCTCAAATTTTG TATGAAGATGAGGACCGTGATAAAGTTATATTGGCATCAGATAGTGATCTTGTAGCGGCTGTGGATCATGCAAAGCAAGTTGGTTGGAAG GGTTTGAGACTGCATTTGGATTATTCAGGAACACGCAGTCGCCGGCGAAGGGGTTCAGCTGCAGGAAATGTGGATTATGCATATGCAGATTCTGCATGGGCATCAGCATACAATGCTGCGGCAGCTGGGGCTGCTCTTGCTGTTGGCTTAGGCGTTTTAGCGTACCTGAAGAGATCCGGTAACTGA
- the LOC103454982 gene encoding floral homeotic protein AGAMOUS-like isoform X1, with product MGRGKVELKRIENPTSRQVTFSKRRNGLLKKAFELSILCDAEVALIIFSPSGKAYQFASHDITRTISMYRREVGLPESNNSSFLRARTMEYWRNENEELRRSIGNLEMRLMNLAGEELSTLGVQELKQLERQLKTGVERIRSKMRRIISENVSLLKRKHKASQEENTHLLKRIKLHELNFADASCSTTTVGANARISAFPSELI from the exons ATGGGGAGGGGGAAAGTGGAGCTGAAGAGAATAGAGAACCCAACAAGCAGACAGGTAACCTTCTCAAAACGCAGAAATGGACTTCTGAAGAAGGCTTTTGAGCTCTCTATCCTCTGCGATGCTGAAGTTGCCCTCATCATCTTCTCTCCATCTGGCAAGGCCTACCAATTTGCAAGCCACGA CATAACTAGGACCATTTCCATGTATAGAAGGGAAGTAGGGTTGCCTGAATCCAACAACTCAAGCTTCTTAAGGGCCAGAACAATGGAg TATTGGAGGAATGAAAATGAAGAGTTAAGAAGATCAATAGGGAACTTGGAAATGAGGCTGAT GAACTTGGCTGGGGAAGAGCTATCAACGCTTGGCGTGCAAGAGCTAAAGCAGCTGGAAAGACAGTTAAAAACTGGGGTTGAACGCATCCGCTCTAAAATG AGACGGATCATTTCGGAGAACGTTAGCTTGCTGAAAAGAAAG CATAAAGCATCGCAAGAAGAAAACACGCATCTGCTAAAAAGA ATTAAGTTGCACGAGCTTAATTTTGCTGATGCCTCCTGCTCGACAACTACTGTGGGAGCAAATGCACGCATTAGTGCATTTCCAAG TGAACTAATTTGA